The genomic segment CACGGGTGGCGCCCGAAGAACGGCTGGGCGCGTTTGGGCTTCAGAATCACTTTGGCAATGGTCACGGCGGTTCCGGGTGAGAGAATCACGCCCGCGTCGGCGGGAATCCCTCATTGTACGAACCGCGGCGCGGTCAGGTCGATGCGATGCGGCCGCGCCCGTTCATGATCCATGTGTCGGCGCCGTCACCCGGCGTGAAGGTGAACATCCCATGATCGCCGAGCCACGGTTCGACCACGCCCCCCGCGCCGAACACCTCGCCGTTCGGCGCTTCGTCGGGGTTCTCGTCCGGATCGTCTTGGTCGTACACCGTGTCTTCCGCATGCGTACACATGAGTCCGACGCCGCAGCGAAAGGCGCCGTCCTGATCGATCGCGAACTCCCGCACCCGGATGTCCGCCGGTTCGGCGCTGAGGTGCGTGCGAACCAGTTCACCGTAACGTCGGTATGTAGCGTCCATCCGTGCGGAAAACGCCTCATAAGCTTCTCTGCGCCCGCGTTCGCGCAACACGTCGGCGGCCGGGATCGGCACTTCGCGCTGTTCCAGGGGCGTTCCGGCCGCATCGAACAAGAGCGCGGGAATCGAGGTCACGCCGCACCACGGGTACGCCGCGAACGTCTGTCGCCCGTCCGGCAACCGGCCGACGAAGAAAGTATGGTCGAAGTTCGCGGCGAACGGGAACGTTCGGTCGCGTGGGTTCACCCCGACCGCGAGCGGGCGGCCCGCAGCCTCGTTCGCGTACTCGCCCCGATAATTGATTCCGACCCACACCAATTCCACCCGCGCCAACCGCGGCCACGCCGTTGATGCGCCGAGAGCACGATACGTGCTGGAGCCGAACCAGTTGCCGGTCCAGAGCGTAAGCCGTTCGAGGCCACCGAGGTGCTGCGAGTTGGCCAGCGCAACAGCGTCGGACTCATGGATCCAGCACGGCACCCGGAGTTCGCGCAAGCCGCGTAAGTGCGGCAATTGTGCAATCCGTTGGCCCCAGCCGTTGAGTCGGTAGAGCGAAACGGACGCGAGCACCGGGAGTGTGCGGCGGATCGCTTCGCCGCAGTCCAGGAACCAGCGGGCCGGTATACGAACGTGTTCCGGAAACCCGCGCCGGAACTCCGGCTGGAGTTCGGGGTGAGGGACCGCCGCCCGGAAATCGGCGGTCCATTCGCGCGAGTGCTCGTGGAGGAGTCGTTCGGCGCGGTCGCGGAGCGCGGTCGTGGACGTGCTCGTGTCGTAATCGCAGCGCCGCGCGAGTTCGATCTGCGTGCGAATCAGTTCGGCCCGCGGGTTCATTCCCGCGACCGGCGCGGGGTGGAACTCGTCGAGCCAGTCGGCATAGGCGAGTCGTGGCGCATCCTCATCTGGGTGCGCCACAATTGCCCCCAGAAGTGCGGGCTCATCGGACACGGGAACCCTCCGCGCCGCTCACAGCCCTTGTTGCACGCGCCCGATGTACGCCAGCGCGCGGTCCACGTCGGTCGCTTCGTTGCGGCTGCCGAGCATGGCCCGCACGCGGAGCAGCAGTTCGGTTTTGTTGATCGGCTTCGTGATGAAGTCGTCGGTGCCGGCGTCCACCGCGGTTTCCACGTCGGTGGCCTGGTCGAGCGCCGTGACCATCAGAACGGACACGGCCTTTGTCGCCGCGTCGGCCCGCAGCCGGCGGCACACCTCGAACCCGCTCAGTTTGGGCATCATCACGTCGAGCAGAATGAGGTCCGGCTGCCACTCGCGGGCCGCGGCCAGCGCGTCCTCGCCGTTGTACACGAGCTTCGTATCGAAGCCCTGACCGTCGAGGTGGGCGTCGAGCAGGTCGGCGTTCGAGGGGTTGTCGTCGGCGATCAGAATGCGCGGCATGGCGTCCTCTTGTCTCCTACACTTGAGTGCCATTATACAGAGGACCGTGCCGGGTGTTCCGCTCCTCTCCGCCAGGCACCCGGCGCCGACACGCGAGCGAAGCGAGCGAAGCGAGCGAACGATGCGAGTGATCTGGAACCCGAAGCACGCGGACCACGCCGCGCCCGGCGAGTGGGAGGGCGGCGCGGTCATCCCGTGCTACGAAGCGCCGGAGCGGCTCGGGCTGATCCGCGCCGCGCTGGACGCGGCCGGCGGGTTCACGTTCGAGGAACCGGCCCGGCCGAGCGAGGAGGTGCTCGCCGGCGCTCACGACC from the Frigoriglobus tundricola genome contains:
- a CDS encoding TIGR02996 domain-containing protein — translated: MSDEPALLGAIVAHPDEDAPRLAYADWLDEFHPAPVAGMNPRAELIRTQIELARRCDYDTSTSTTALRDRAERLLHEHSREWTADFRAAVPHPELQPEFRRGFPEHVRIPARWFLDCGEAIRRTLPVLASVSLYRLNGWGQRIAQLPHLRGLRELRVPCWIHESDAVALANSQHLGGLERLTLWTGNWFGSSTYRALGASTAWPRLARVELVWVGINYRGEYANEAAGRPLAVGVNPRDRTFPFAANFDHTFFVGRLPDGRQTFAAYPWCGVTSIPALLFDAAGTPLEQREVPIPAADVLRERGRREAYEAFSARMDATYRRYGELVRTHLSAEPADIRVREFAIDQDGAFRCGVGLMCTHAEDTVYDQDDPDENPDEAPNGEVFGAGGVVEPWLGDHGMFTFTPGDGADTWIMNGRGRIAST
- a CDS encoding response regulator transcription factor: MPRILIADDNPSNADLLDAHLDGQGFDTKLVYNGEDALAAAREWQPDLILLDVMMPKLSGFEVCRRLRADAATKAVSVLMVTALDQATDVETAVDAGTDDFITKPINKTELLLRVRAMLGSRNEATDVDRALAYIGRVQQGL